The following DNA comes from Tachypleus tridentatus isolate NWPU-2018 chromosome 9, ASM421037v1, whole genome shotgun sequence.
gtatgttatattgaaacggtttactgcttcaacaaagactaatgtcacaacaatatacggaagttaagtacattatattcaaACGATTTACTCCTTCAACAAATATCGATGTCACAAAATccacggaagttaagtatgttatattcaaacggtttactgcttcaacaaagagcaatgtcacaacaatataggAAGTTAAGTaggttatattgaaacagttttactacttcaacaaaaaattaatgtcacaacaatataggGAAGTTAAGTaggttatattgaaacagtttactacttcaacaaaaatTAATGTCACAACAacatacggaagttaagtatcttatattgaaacggtttactacttcaacaaaggCAATGTCCCAaaaatatacggtagttaagtatgttatattcaaacggtttactgcttcaacaaaggcATTGTCActacaatatacggtagttaaatgtgttatattgaaagagtttactgcttcaacaaaaaagcaatatcacaacaatatacggaagttaagtatgttatattgaaacggtttactactttTAACAAAGAGTAATCACAACATattcggtagttaagtatgttatattgataCGGTTTACTTCTTCAACAAAAATCAATGTCACAACAGTATGCGGTAGTTAAGTGTGTTATATTAAAGCaatttactgcttcaacaaagagcaatgtcacaacaatagagggaagttaagtatgttatgttgaaacagtttactgcttctacaaagagcaatgtcacaacaatatacggaagttaagtatgttatattgaaacggtttactttTTTAACAAAGAGTAATCACAACATTattcggtagttaagtatgttataatgAAACGATTTACTGCCCCAAACAAAAAGCAATGTCAGAACAACATTCGGATGTTAAAtgtgttatattgaaacaatttactgcttcaacaaagagcaatgtcacaacaatattcgatagttaagtatgttatattgaaacggtttacttcTTTAACAAAGAGTAATGTCACAACATTattcggtagttaagtatgttatattgaaacggtttttTCTTccacaaagagcaatgtcacaagaATATAcggaattatttgtgttatattgaAACCGTTTACTgtttcaacaaagagcaatgtcacaacaatatacgttagttaagtatgttatgTTGAAACGGTGtactacttcaacaaaaggcaatgtcacaacaatattcggtagttaagtatgttatattgaaacagtttactgcctCAACAAAGAGCAAAGTCTTAAGAATATACGGAactaagtatgttatattgaaatggTTTACTGCCTCAACCTTTCTTTATAGTCCATGTTGCCACATCAGTTATACCCTATATTATGAACATGTATTTTGAAAAGAGCTCTGAAGCATAATTTCCActgtacatattttgttataagtcTTTCATATCGAAATTACACTATTACTTTCTGATTGCTTTCCATAAACTATTTATTGTATAAAGACGACAGTTTTCAGTGTCTATTTCTCTACTCACACATGCAGAAATCCATAGGCTTTTAACTCTTTCAATTTGAGGTATGTGTTTTCATGCGGGATATCACGAAGTAGGGAAACACTTCCATACACGTGACTTTTGTTGCTTTTCCAGAAGGAGATTTTCTTTGATTATGTTGTTTCTTATAGTATTGGACACCTGAGCGACTTTTGCTAGTGGCATTTGAGTTCATAGATTCTCACTTATTACGAGATACTATAATTTGCTACTCACACGAGGAATAAAACTTGTTTCTGGTTTCTTTCTGGATGGTGCTGAAGTCGTAAGTATATACTTGTCTATTTGTTTTcctataaagtaaaatacaaaatatatcctCGGTCTGGAAATCTGAAATCCTCAACACCATTATAAtctgaataaacaaatattttatattatatacattatttaaaagtggTCAGTGTTTGCTAAGATCCACATGGCCCAATTAATGTCAAATAATTTTCAGATGTAGTTCTGATACAGACTCTTCCAATACTGCTTCATAGCTGTTGTGTTTGTCACGTGACATGTTAATttgcttatttaaaataattttaaaatatagcatACTCAATCCTCTGGACTTCTTGATGAATAGAAGTAGAATAAAAATAGTCTCTGTTTTTCTGAATAATGCTACGTTGGATCTAAGTTGTTTTATAACGAAAAATTATCCCAGTCAGTGGTAGGTGAGGGTCCTTTAATAAAGTACTGTGACTGATTTATTATCATGTATGTATttcaatatcgatgtttgtttaatttcgatttatatttataaattacacaatttatactgttaaatccgTGTTGAAATTCACGCCTATCCATTAAACTTGTAGAAGATTATCGAGTCTGATCAGCATCAACATATGTGTTCGTAAACACTGGTGCATCgtctatatttttgtgtaaactGAAATATTAAGAAATTCTCCTCACATCTATAAACATAACCAATGCgatgcgccaagagacagtatatattattgatttgctaCAGCTGGTGAGCTATAAACTCGggagctataactgtgattgtTATAACGCTTATCAGTCGGGAATTTCAGCTATTTGACCAGAAAAGTTTATAgctttcaaacattataaaccatttaacttcagcagattcaCTTTGGACATTATATAATTTCAGCGGCGAATAATTAGGCGTGTGACCGGTACAGAATAAAGAACACAGAGCTAGATAGCTTCctattaagtgaattgtatctacatcaactcaaaattaattatcTCATTCTGAACTCTCGATAAGGTATCAAAGAACGTTTAGACCATATAGGAGACTTAATATTacatataagtttgtaaaacttttgtacatagattattatttgtaataaccattattgtacattgtattactgtttgtataataaaatatatctgtatttaaaaaaactgtgtgtatcaatcttgttggcaagtatcataaattagaTACATATCACATTTATTTGACTTCTAAATcataatttaactcagtttcagactATTCAAAATTTTAGTACGTTATTTAACTATTCAGCAAATAATGACGAGGGTTAATGCTAATCGTCATAGGATTATTATTCTGGACTTTATAGCAGGAAATATTTGCAAGAAAATATCACAACAAAAAAGCAGTTGGTCCTTTATTGCTGTCTTTTCATAGCTACCCTTgggaaaagtaatattttaaactgattcTTTTCAAACTTTTGTAAAAAGTGGGCCTCTACACTAACAACAGTATCTCATTTGATAAGCCAATCAAACTGCTCTAAATTCAAAACTGCCTTAACTAaagtatattatgtttttctcaGTTCTTCAATTTATGCCATTTCGTTCTATTAGAGTCAGAATAGTCTTGTACATTTCAATTAAAATCACCTCTTGTCCATCTTAGTCCCACAATAATCTTTGTAGTCCTCCTCTGAATTCTTTTGAGTAAATCAATATGCTCTGTTAATTACATGGACAAAAACTACATACTATTTCTAATTAAGGATTTGTATAGACAGATATTAGATCTTTTGAGCTTGTAATGAACATTTCTGTAAAAACATCCTgtaattaaattaacattatcaCTAGCAATAAAACTCTGCTTCGATGGCTTAAACAACTCGTTCACTACCACGTTAAGATTCTTTTCTTCAGTCATACTATTGCATTGGTTGCAAACTATGTATTAAACATCTATATGATAATCGAAATGCATTACTTTTGAGTTACAATAACTGAAGgtcatttatgaaatatttttcaacttcGTAATTGAACTAAATCATGCTGTACGTTATCATCATCAATACAGTTAGAAATGACCAAGACATTAATGTCAACAGAAGATTACTCTGCCAAAAGTTCTTTTGGGTAAAGGCTGTTCTCCTGTTTTGGTATCCTGTTCTCTGAACAAAAATttactttaacctgttgactgccaagtatgtcagctgctacggcagctcctatgccggttttttttttcagcaaaattgagtaatttttaaaacaaaggaaataaacaacaaatactattttttctctaagccaaacttaaggtagtacacaaaatgaagaaatatgtacaaaacatgaaacaataatcaCAAAATGTCATTATTGGGTATTTAAATACAtgatacatttaataattcactttcgTGTAAAATGTTTTGAAGCAGGGATCAACACAAAGAGTCATTTTGCAATCAGTACATTCATATCTATTTTCCTTCCTCTTGGATTTGTCAGAGCACACTTTACACTTTCTAGTGGGGTACTTTTTGGTGGAATAAGTGTTGGGAAGTGACGTTCTGTGAGGCGAAGGGGGTTTTCCAAGAAAGGCCGGCTTTCGGTGATTTTCAGCGCTGGGTGTGGTAATCTTCAATCAGGGTACGGATGACACGGAGTATAAACTCCAGGAGAGACAGGTTGTTTCCCAGTGATTTGTAAACTATCAAAACATTGTACACTGCTATATCCATCatgtgaaaaaaatacttttttgtaccACTTCACAGCCTTGCGCATACTCGGATGAGCATGCAACAAACTGTCACATAAGTAAACCCCTCCCATATAACGATTGTAATCAATGacacattttagttttacaataGCTGCACCAGTATCACGGTTGATCTTTCCAGTGTTTTGCATGGTATTGTCATGTATTGTACTCAACATGAAAATGTCCCTCTTATCCTTATCCAGTGAAAAACACCATGGCTGTCTTTTTGTGTCATGTCCATTTCTCCCTTTTgaatatttgtgaaacatttcggCATCCCAATTCGATTTTTCATTACTGTCCCACACAAATAGGTGTCACGATCAAGCAATGACTTCGCTAAAGTGGGACTTGTAAAAAAACGATCCAAATAGAGCTTACAATTTTGTCCAAACAATGATTCCATCAATGTGCATACAACACGTTTGTCCTGTCCGCTCTCTTTAGTGCTGTACTGTGCAGTAGCACTAGTGTAGATGAAAAATTCCTAAACATATCCTGTTACACTTTCACATAGCTCATAACTTTTGACTCCAAACCTAGCCCTTTTCGATGGAATGTACTGTCGAAATCCCAGTCGACCGTTCTATAGTATCAAAGATTCGTCAATACAAACATGTTCGTTTGGTACATATGAGGTTCTAATTATTTTCCGTAAATGATCAATAATGGTCTGTATCTTGTGCTGTCGTTGGTCAACAATAGTTACCTGAGTATTGTCAGCAAAGTGTAGCATCAATAGCAGCAAAAGAAACCAGTTTTTGACATGCACATGAGTGTTGCAATTAAAGGGTCAGTACTGAGGTACATGGAAATAGTTGGTTTTCTTTCTATGCCTATTAGCATTATTAGACCCATACATTCATACATTTCCTTCTCATTAGTTGGCTTTCATGATTTTATTCTAGAATGTTCCTTCAAATCAACGCGAGCCATCATAGTTTCTGCATATTTATTGGTCTCTGTTACAATATGGTTGACAATTGTGGGAGGgaagaacttgtgaaaacttGGCTCAAATCGTCGTACTGGACATCATGATTTCCTGAGAAGGGGTTTATAACTGGAGCAGCAAAGGATTCAGCATTCCAATCATTGTCATTAGGGCACTTTTTCTTGAAACTGTTCTTACCACAACTTGCAATTTTACGTTTACTCCCTGGTCTTATCGTCCGTTTACCAGTGCTGGTTGATGGCCAGTTATCATTATCTTCACTAATATCTGAGCCTTGTATTTCCgtatttttcaaagaatcttcAAAATCCAAATCTTCTGAATCGTCACTGCTATCTtcaaactccgaaccaagttgaaaatacaactctaatgcttcttcattttgtaactttttcgtgacgccattttgtatcgaaagtgaaacaatttgtaaatagGTCAAATACATGTACAGTGATggcatctagcgttgaagttaggtattattgagaatgaattaactcgtccgtggcactgtgttactaatcggcttggacgagttatctcgtctacggcactgaacaggttaaaagggttttttatgtatttttttcggTAAATATTTACCGATGATTTGGTGTCTCTTGAGCTGTTTTCGTAACAAATTacatagttgttttgttttccagaGAAAAAAAGTTCATTTTTAGAGTAAAGCATGTTATTACTTCATTTCTGAAGTAAAATGtgcttttattttacttcagAGTAAAACAAAGTGTTTTCTGAAATAGTGTTTGTAATAATTCGTTACCAGAATTAAGTGTGATAATACTTTATTTCTGGACTAAAGTGTGCTAACACTTCGTTGTTGGAGTAGACTGTGctagtgttttgttttcaaattaaaacctGCTAATATTTTGTTTCCAGAGCAAAGTGTACACATATTTAATTtctgaagtgtttgtttgtttttaatttcgcaccaagctactcgagggctatctgtgttatccgttcctaatttagcagtataagactaggggaaggtagctagtcatcaccacctaccgccaactcttgggctactcttttaccaacgaggagtgggattgaccgtcacattataacgtgaccacggctgaaaaggcaagcatgtttggtgcgaccgggattcgaaactgcgacctgcagattacgagtcgcacgccttaacacttggccatgccgggccgtttctgAAGTGAAGTGTGCTAGTATTTTGTCTCTGGAGTAAAGACTGCTAATACTTTGTTTCCAGTGTGCTAATGTTTTGATTCCTGGGTGAAACGTGCTTGTCTGAACTCTTCGACACAAATGTGTTAACagggtgtgtgtttgtgtattcttAAAGTAAAGCCAGATTaggctatttgttgagtccaaCGATAACCACAAGGTGTTTCAAAATTGTTCATCTCACATTTGTTACCAAGTTAAAcgcatataatgaaaaacaaatgatgAAATATTGTAGTACTCGCATAAgagaagaaaaatatgtttacccTGACTGTActttcatcaaatattttaaaatacattaaaatttgagCATCAGAAAACGTGATTTAATCCAAACTTTGTATTGGAATAGAATCTTTTAAGAACTCGTAAAGTAATTGAGTTTTTCAATATCTGATTgacaaaataaaatgacataagtACGAAAACAAAGCATCATTATTTACTTCCGAGCTGAAAACACGTAAGCAACTGATCATAATTAACTGTTTGGGAAACTGTCGTAAATTCTAACACATTTTAATTTGTGTACGAATTTTGCAATTATTTCACAAACTAAGCAAGTAaattttttagttttgattaaccAGGTCATTGATATCATATCCAAAAAATTTCGAagtctaatttatatttttcgtaCAAAGCAAAGATGTCAGACTTAGATATCTGAGAGAAGTATTGTTTGACATAATTTGTCGACGAATCTCCCTCTGTGGTACGATGCATCCAAGGATTATTTCCGGTAATATTCATCATTTCGTTTTCAAATCCTAATCGTTTAGCCAGGTATATGATGTCTTGGCCGATAGTTTCTACTTTTCCTACGAAGTCGTAGTCAATGTTGCATGGTGCACAGACGTAATTGGCCGGTTTCCAGTCCCATTCCACGTAAGGCGAATCTTTTACATCAACGACTAGCAATGCTTTAATAAATGCGTCAAATGGAACCCACTTGTAGTTAGCTAAAGTTTCAAGTGTAATATTAGGATTCTGGTAAAACGTCTCCGTCTTTTCATTGTCATGTTTTCCTCCTGCATGAGTCACCCTGTCCCTATAAGAAGACACTAACCTAGCGAAAGGGTGACGAACGaacatgaatacaaaatatcCAGGAAAACCCCTTATATAGGTTTGAAAAGGCTGAAGCAGGCTAGTGTTACTAGAGAGAGGGTGCCAGTTATTCCCAAGATAATAATCCTTGCGATTTGGGGGAATGATGAACAGGAAAGAAATAACCGTATTACTGGCGGCTTTGTGAACCAGACAAGCCGAGATGCCGTAAGGGTGGTTCGTTCTTAGACGAATACGTCCTGTTCGTCCTTGTGCCAGAGGGTTATGGTTGCGGTAAACATCGGCATAACTTGAGAAACGACGATACATATTGTGCCTTTGACAAACTTCTTTTATCCTTTCTTTTCGTGCTCTATATTCGTTCAGTTGTTCCAACTCTTCACTAGAGGGAGACACAGCCGCACGTGGTACctaccaataaaataaatatttaaataaacagtagAACTTTCTTTACCAGTTACAGTCCTTCAGTACGAGTGATTAATAATGCAGTTaaatatactgaatattttagtttaaaacacaacatatcctaaggaaacatttttgaaatggaCATGTTCCTTAAGTCATTGTACATATGCATATAAATAAACCATACTTCACAGAATTTCTTAGaaataattttctgttacatTATGATAACATCCAGGACAAACACCTTCGTTTTAACTGAGTACAAAAATTTCTGTCTCGAAACAATGAGAAAGTAAGAAGCAGTGAAAAAATAGTAACCAACTCTTGAAATACCCTTGCCTGATCGAATAGGAGAATCTAAGCTTCAGTCTTATAAGGCTCCCACAGCCATAAAGTGTGAGACACGTCTTGAGGGACAATTGGTTGTAAACCATGGACTCTCTGAATCACACTTTAagcacgctaaccactaggccacattGGAGTTGCAAAAGATTCGAAACATTGTTATAATAGAAACTACACAAGTACTAGTATATTTTTAAGCATGCAAGTGGTTAGCGagaacaacaaaaatgaaatggGAAAGCTGGTATAAAACAGTGAGTTTACAAAAACACAAAGGTTGCTATTTAATCTACCTACCCAGATTTAGAGGAAGTTATATGAGGTTAAATAGTATTGTAATGAGAACCATTGAATAAATTAGATTCCTGCTACTAGAGTAATTATGTgagttaaatattaaagtaatagaACCATGATTCAGTAGATCAATAGGCGAGATTCATCTCTACCTGATTCTGGAGgtatttatataaagttaaatatcaaattaatcgGAATCACCTAATCCAGCACTACTTAATGTCCACCTCCCTTGCTTCTTGAAGTAATTATATAAGTTAAATTCATTCATCGCAACCACTTGAACATCAGGTGGAATTCATCCTCCCCTAGTTTCTAGAGGTAgttatttaagtaattattaaagataaaaatataataatttggttttcaaacaaaataaaagagtGATCAACTCGTTCCTATAATTTTAAACTTACCATTGTTAAGCTATAATCTGACTCTTTGGAGCGGTACCAAATCACTCAATCACAGCTAGACAGATTAAAAGTAAGAGTTTTGAaagtttctgtttcttttggCGCACCATGAGTTCCTGTGTCAGGCTGATTTTACTTATGAAGAAAGTTTCAATAGTCATGGATATAGATATAGCCTGTTTACGTAGTGAGGAACTGAAACCAGCTGGATCACCAGCCTTGATGTTACAGGTAACAGGTGATTTTAACACACAGGTGGTTTCTTCAGAGGAAATATTCTATTTTGAGCTCTGCTCTAGCCAAACAGCTTGAAATCACAATACAGAAATGTAATCCACAAAACGTACTTGTAGGTTAAATTTAACCAACAGTTCTTGTTATTTACTTGAAAAACAGCGTTTGTTCGAAAGAACAaggaaataagtaataaaattaaagatttctAAGATAGTTCGTCTCCAAAAATCCTAgcttattcatttttattatatataaatctaCGTATATGTGCGTGAGTGTGTACATATACATTTAGAAAGATACCGGTATATCTACGTAACGGTAACATTCagtattctaaacaaataaaagaacacTGACAGAGTAAATAAACGTACAGCTTATTACTGTAAACAGATCGTTCACAGAATATTTAAAGGAACTATTGTTGTGAATAGCTCAAACAATGCGTTGACAGAAAACATAAGCGCATTGCTTACATTATTGAAAAGTAATAACTTTTCTAAATATATCAAATACGTGTACGATTTATTACTGTAAACATATCGCTGAAGAATATTGaactaaataaatcaaacaatacGTTAACAGTACTTAAATGTACATCTACTGCTATAAACATATCTTTGACAGGATATTTAAAAGTAAGAATtattgtcataaataaataaaacaacacgcTGACACAATGCTTGAATATACGGTCTATTACTATTAACATATCGTTGACGGGatatttaaaagtaacaattGCTATTGTAAATAGATCAAATGATCGCTGatatagtacatatatatatacagtaaaacctgtctaagcatGAAACTGCAACGGGTGGAAACCTGAACAAGCcggaaatattaacattttgcagttttatcttaagatttctcttataaaggCCCTCTATATAGAGGAACCAGCAAACGCggacagaaaactatctttcacctacctcttCTATCAGTAAGTGGGATAAAGAACCTGAGTAAGCCGGaagaaatgtttttgattaaatattaatttcttatttaatcaatgatttcttgtttaattaataatttcattaaatattaagaaattcttctttaattaataatttgtttaaatattaataaattatcggaCATTTTGTAACAGTTACTGTGGATAAATATattctgttgtgtttttctttgttcattattCCAGAGGccgctatttaaaaaaaacgattGACTGCACTTTCGGTCGCATTTACTGATggaaaactaaagaaaacaagGGTAATAAGTTAGAGTAAAAATCAGCGCTGTtccaaaaatttaaggaagaatcaacttcttGTGGAAAGGAAAGCGAATAATGAAGCGTgaatgacaagtgctatattcaaggaatttttgaacaaattaaaacaaaataatggaacAAGAAattaggaatattctacttttcatagcTAATGCAACTTCTCACCCAAaggttcaactttcaaatgttcgtttagtatTTCTATCTCCATGTACAACATTAGTTCATATACCTGCAGTTAATAAGTCGTAGTTCTTGAGTATTTTAGTGTATCTTTAATTACGTAGTATCAGACGTGAGTTTCAAcagtcggtttgtttgtttttcaatttcgcgaaaAAGCTCCAcgaatgctatctgcgctaaccgtctctaatttagcagagtaagactacaggtaacgcaactagtcatcaccatccaccgccaactcttctacaaacgaaaagtgggattgagcgtcacattataacgccctcacggctgaaatggcgactacatttggtgcgaaggggattcgaaaccgcgaccctccgACTAGGAGTCAAACGCTTTAAACTACCTGGCCATAGGGGGCCTTCTAAAGTCGGAGTTCTTGAGTATTTTAGTGTATGTTAAAGAAATAGTGTCAGACGTGTGTTTCATGATTCGGAGTTCTTGAAGTATTTCAGTGTATGTTTAAT
Coding sequences within:
- the LOC143224691 gene encoding carbohydrate sulfotransferase 9-like; the encoded protein is MVPRAAVSPSSEELEQLNEYRARKERIKEVCQRHNMYRRFSSYADVYRNHNPLAQGRTGRIRLRTNHPYGISACLVHKAASNTVISFLFIIPPNRKDYYLGNNWHPLSSNTSLLQPFQTYIRGFPGYFVFMFVRHPFARLVSSYRDRVTHAGGKHDNEKTETFYQNPNITLETLANYKWVPFDAFIKALLVVDVKDSPYVEWDWKPANYVCAPCNIDYDFVGKVETIGQDIIYLAKRLGFENEMMNITGNNPWMHRTTEGDSSTNYVKQYFSQISKSDIFALYEKYKLDFEIFWI